One genomic segment of Bradyrhizobium prioriisuperbiae includes these proteins:
- a CDS encoding class I adenylate-forming enzyme family protein, with product MLLIDFFKQGVVKYPGRVCVTDGELTYTFAEIDAHCEAGAQALLRAGVLPGESIGVVSPNHPHVLSSQYLIQRAGTVWVPLNYRNPTEENVRHAVKLDCVWLFYHSSLSDQATALLEQSPAMKGAVCLDKSDGDRPYILDWLSQPGEPVAFPDTRMDDVVCILSSGGTTGASKGVVHNSHSFGVMTASFYATMHLDAPPVHLVVAPLTHAAGVLHWALLPLGTTTVIQNSTAAKDILTSIEKYKISVLFLPPTLIYMLLSEPDLKKYDYSSLRYFMYGAAPMSVEKLRLAAAAFGDVMMQLYGQTECMMTMTVLTREDHVEILSDPALNHRIASAGRAGPFSHVEIMGEDGKIISDGTPGEIVCRSGLLMVGYYKQPDETAASQLNGWHRSGDVGYKDPDGYIYLTDRKRELIITGGFNVFPSEVEQALMSHHMVQDCAVVGAPDEKWGERIVAAIEVRRGCILDVEELIAFCKGRIGSVKSPKQIEIWDKLPRSTVGKILRREVRSKYWAEKVRQI from the coding sequence ATGCTGCTCATCGATTTCTTCAAACAAGGCGTCGTCAAGTATCCGGGCCGCGTATGCGTGACCGATGGCGAACTTACATATACGTTCGCGGAGATTGACGCACACTGCGAAGCCGGCGCCCAAGCGTTACTGCGCGCCGGCGTCCTTCCTGGCGAGTCAATCGGCGTCGTGTCACCAAATCACCCCCACGTTCTTTCAAGTCAGTATTTGATCCAACGTGCTGGAACAGTCTGGGTACCTCTGAACTACAGAAATCCCACGGAGGAAAACGTCCGTCACGCCGTGAAGCTCGACTGCGTTTGGCTATTCTATCATTCAAGCCTTTCGGACCAGGCGACCGCACTACTAGAGCAGTCGCCGGCGATGAAGGGTGCCGTCTGCCTCGACAAGTCTGACGGCGACCGCCCCTATATCCTCGATTGGCTTTCGCAACCCGGCGAGCCCGTGGCCTTTCCCGACACGAGGATGGACGATGTTGTCTGCATACTCTCATCCGGTGGCACGACGGGCGCGTCCAAGGGTGTTGTCCATAACAGCCATTCCTTCGGCGTCATGACCGCGAGTTTCTATGCAACGATGCATTTAGACGCACCGCCGGTACATCTGGTCGTGGCGCCGCTGACCCATGCTGCCGGCGTCCTACACTGGGCGCTACTGCCGCTGGGAACGACCACTGTTATTCAAAACTCGACCGCCGCCAAAGATATTCTCACGAGTATCGAAAAGTACAAGATCTCGGTATTGTTTCTACCGCCGACGCTCATCTACATGCTCCTGTCGGAACCGGATTTGAAAAAGTACGATTATTCATCCTTGAGATATTTCATGTACGGTGCCGCACCGATGTCGGTAGAGAAGCTGCGGCTTGCGGCTGCCGCCTTCGGGGATGTTATGATGCAACTCTACGGGCAGACCGAATGCATGATGACTATGACGGTGCTGACCCGTGAAGATCATGTAGAAATCCTGTCTGATCCGGCACTCAATCACCGTATCGCCTCCGCAGGTCGCGCTGGACCATTCAGCCATGTCGAAATCATGGGTGAAGACGGAAAAATCATTTCCGATGGCACTCCCGGTGAAATTGTTTGCAGGAGCGGTTTGCTCATGGTCGGTTACTATAAGCAGCCGGACGAGACTGCGGCTTCACAACTAAATGGTTGGCATCGCTCGGGTGACGTGGGCTACAAGGACCCGGATGGTTACATTTATCTTACGGATCGCAAACGCGAATTGATTATCACGGGCGGCTTCAATGTTTTTCCCTCCGAAGTCGAACAGGCTTTGATGAGTCATCACATGGTCCAAGATTGCGCGGTGGTCGGTGCCCCTGATGAGAAATGGGGCGAGCGCATCGTCGCCGCGATCGAGGTCAGACGCGGGTGCATTCTAGACGTGGAGGAACTCATCGCGTTCTGCAAAGGAAGAATAGGTAGCGTAAAATCGCCGAAGCAGATCGAGATCTGGGACAAACTTCCTCGAAGCACCGTCGGAAAGATTTTGCGCCGTGAAGTACGTAGCAAGTACTGGGCTGAGAAAGTGCGCCAGATTTGA
- a CDS encoding ABC transporter substrate-binding protein has product MKARMSLGVFIALAILVRPACAGQDGVKIGILSDMSGPYASITGPGSVVAAQMAIEDFGGSVLGKPISFVSADHQNKADLGSGIAKRWYDAEGVDAIFDVPNSAVALAVAAISGERKKIAGFSGAATSTLTGAACQETTSAWAYDTYSLVNGSIKFITRQGADTWFFVALDSESGKAFETLGTRAIEGLNGKVVGAVRHPINTADFSSFLLQAQGSKAKAVALANAGNDTVVSLRQAHEFRLPQSGQKVVALILVLNDVKALGLETAQGAILSESFYWDSDDDTRAWNKRFTDRHGAPANMMQAGVYSSVLHYLKSVAKTGTVEGGAVAAAMKSIPVEDFYTKGAVVRADGRVMRDMYIFRVKSPSESKGPWDLYEKLGKVDAVEAYVPIDQSLCPLVKR; this is encoded by the coding sequence ATGAAAGCCCGTATGAGCCTTGGAGTGTTTATCGCGCTCGCGATACTAGTAAGACCGGCGTGCGCCGGCCAAGACGGTGTAAAGATCGGAATTCTTAGCGACATGTCCGGCCCCTATGCTTCGATAACAGGCCCGGGCTCCGTGGTCGCAGCCCAAATGGCAATCGAGGACTTCGGGGGCAGTGTGCTGGGCAAGCCCATTTCGTTCGTGTCAGCCGATCATCAGAACAAGGCCGATCTCGGCTCTGGCATCGCCAAGCGTTGGTATGATGCCGAAGGGGTCGACGCGATATTCGACGTACCGAACTCAGCGGTCGCCTTAGCTGTTGCGGCAATCTCCGGCGAACGGAAAAAGATCGCCGGATTCTCGGGTGCCGCCACCTCGACCCTCACGGGCGCGGCATGCCAGGAGACCACATCCGCCTGGGCTTACGATACTTATTCCCTCGTCAACGGATCAATTAAATTCATCACTCGACAGGGAGCCGATACATGGTTCTTTGTCGCGCTCGATAGCGAATCCGGAAAGGCCTTTGAGACGCTCGGGACCCGCGCCATCGAAGGCCTCAACGGGAAGGTGGTGGGAGCCGTACGGCATCCTATCAACACGGCGGATTTCTCATCTTTTCTTTTGCAAGCCCAAGGCTCAAAGGCCAAAGCAGTGGCATTGGCGAACGCCGGAAACGACACGGTCGTGTCGCTTAGGCAGGCACACGAATTTCGGTTGCCCCAGAGCGGGCAAAAGGTCGTTGCCCTCATTTTGGTGCTAAATGACGTGAAAGCTCTCGGGCTGGAGACCGCGCAGGGCGCGATCCTCTCCGAAAGCTTCTATTGGGACAGCGATGACGACACACGTGCCTGGAACAAGAGGTTCACGGATCGGCATGGCGCACCCGCAAATATGATGCAAGCAGGGGTCTATAGCTCAGTCTTGCACTATCTGAAGAGCGTCGCCAAGACGGGAACGGTTGAGGGAGGAGCGGTCGCCGCCGCCATGAAGTCGATCCCGGTTGAGGACTTTTATACAAAGGGCGCGGTCGTGCGTGCGGATGGTCGGGTTATGCGCGATATGTATATCTTCCGAGTCAAATCACCCTCGGAATCCAAGGGCCCATGGGATCTTTATGAGAAGCTCGGGAAGGTCGATGCCGTAGAGGCTTACGTACCGATCGACCAGAGTTTGTGCCCGCTCGTTAAGCGTTAG